Proteins from one Parvibaculum lavamentivorans DS-1 genomic window:
- a CDS encoding lysoplasmalogenase, whose translation MIEQVFMRGDGLDALRIMLGLASLAAAIAYQVVERQPPSTLRTTLKTLAIGLLVPLPLLLLGAPGAAALPLVLLALAFLLSSLGDLFLALKGDARNFMRGLVAFLVSHLFYISVMVPLASSPETLPAKAASLFVGLGAIALYLSLAPALGRMKLPFGAYLVAILVMALSALAIPAGQPWLGLGAVLFVLSDSVIALDKFRGPIPYRGLIVWSTYYVGQAMMALSLLALLA comes from the coding sequence ATGATCGAACAGGTCTTCATGCGGGGCGACGGCCTCGACGCGCTGCGCATTATGCTGGGCCTCGCCTCGCTCGCTGCCGCCATCGCCTACCAGGTGGTCGAGCGCCAGCCGCCCTCCACGCTCCGCACAACGCTGAAGACGCTCGCCATCGGCCTCCTCGTGCCCCTGCCGCTTCTTCTTCTCGGCGCGCCGGGCGCCGCCGCTCTGCCGCTCGTCCTCCTCGCGCTCGCTTTTCTCCTCTCGAGCCTCGGCGATCTCTTCCTCGCGCTGAAGGGCGACGCGCGCAATTTCATGCGCGGCCTCGTCGCCTTCCTCGTCAGCCACCTCTTCTATATTTCGGTCATGGTGCCGCTCGCCTCCTCGCCGGAAACGCTGCCCGCGAAAGCCGCCTCGCTTTTCGTCGGCCTCGGCGCCATCGCGCTCTATCTCTCGCTCGCTCCCGCGCTCGGCCGCATGAAGCTCCCCTTCGGCGCCTATCTCGTCGCAATCCTCGTCATGGCGCTCTCGGCGCTGGCCATTCCCGCCGGCCAGCCCTGGCTCGGCCTCGGCGCCGTCCTCTTCGTCCTTTCCGACAGCGTCATCGCGCTCGACAAGTTCCGTGGACCGATCCCCTATCGCGGCCTCATCGTCTGGAGCACTTACTATGTCGGTCAGGCCATGATGGCGCTCTCCCTGCTCGCATTGCTTGCGTGA
- a CDS encoding helix-turn-helix transcriptional regulator, whose amino-acid sequence MHMHIATEPSSAPQRSLTAVLAGLLEDADKVIDTDRQAARAFITRAAGLLQVEAAPAADERKPRSSGGLAPWQMRRVVAHIDASLPALVPLGDIAAIARLSPGYFSRAFKVSFGVTPQTYILRRRIERAQEMMLASSLPLAVIAVDCGFCDQAHFCRLFRRHAGTSPGTWRRTRQLAQAA is encoded by the coding sequence ATGCACATGCACATCGCAACGGAGCCTTCTTCCGCGCCGCAGCGCAGTCTCACGGCAGTTCTGGCAGGCCTGCTCGAAGATGCGGACAAGGTCATCGACACCGATCGCCAGGCCGCGCGCGCCTTCATCACCCGCGCCGCCGGTCTCCTGCAGGTTGAAGCAGCGCCCGCCGCGGATGAAAGAAAGCCCCGCTCTTCCGGCGGGCTCGCGCCCTGGCAGATGCGCCGTGTCGTGGCGCATATCGACGCTTCGCTCCCCGCTCTCGTTCCGCTGGGGGATATCGCGGCCATCGCCCGGCTCAGCCCCGGCTATTTCTCGCGCGCCTTCAAGGTCAGCTTCGGCGTCACGCCCCAGACCTATATCCTCCGCAGACGGATCGAACGCGCACAGGAAATGATGCTGGCAAGCTCCCTGCCGCTCGCCGTGATCGCGGTGGATTGCGGCTTTTGCGATCAGGCCCATTTCTGCCGCCTGTTCCGGCGCCACGCCGGCACAAGCCCCGGCACCTGGCGCCGCACCCGCCAGCTCGCCCAGGCGGCCTGA
- the murA gene encoding UDP-N-acetylglucosamine 1-carboxyvinyltransferase, giving the protein MDTIHIRGGRRLNGRIPVSGAKNAALPLMTAALLTDEPLRLTNMPRLADVRTLTKLLAELGGDVAIDRGEDADVMTIRVADIKSTTAPYEIVSQIRASFWVLGPLLARCHEAKVSLPGGCAIGARPVDLYIKGLQKMGAEIDLVEGYVLAKAPGGLKGAVIRSPIVSVGATHTLMMAAALAEGVTVLENAAREPEIGDVANCLVAMGAKIEGIGTSTLRIEGVDRLHGATHRVIADRIEAGTYAVAAAMTGGEVVLEGVEAETFEAALSVLRAAGAGVESEQGAVRIFRNGERLQATDVVTQVFPGFPTDLQAQFMALMTTAEGESEITETIFENRFMHVQELARFGANISLHGDKALVHGVEKLKGAPVMASDLRASAALIIAGLAAEGETTINRVYHLDRGFERIEAKLSACGAEIWREKAK; this is encoded by the coding sequence ATGGACACCATTCACATTCGAGGCGGCCGCCGCCTCAACGGGCGCATCCCCGTCAGCGGCGCCAAAAATGCGGCCCTGCCGCTGATGACGGCGGCCCTCCTCACGGATGAGCCGCTCCGCCTGACCAACATGCCGCGCCTCGCCGATGTGCGAACGCTGACAAAGCTCCTTGCCGAGCTTGGTGGCGATGTCGCCATCGACCGGGGTGAGGACGCCGACGTCATGACGATCCGCGTCGCCGACATCAAGTCCACCACCGCGCCTTACGAAATCGTCTCGCAGATCCGCGCGAGCTTCTGGGTCCTCGGGCCCCTTCTGGCCCGCTGCCACGAGGCCAAGGTCTCGCTGCCGGGCGGCTGCGCCATCGGCGCCCGCCCCGTCGATCTCTATATAAAGGGCCTCCAGAAAATGGGCGCCGAGATCGATCTCGTCGAAGGCTATGTGCTGGCCAAGGCGCCGGGCGGCCTCAAGGGCGCCGTCATCCGCTCGCCCATCGTCTCGGTCGGCGCCACCCACACGCTGATGATGGCGGCCGCGCTCGCCGAAGGCGTCACCGTGCTTGAAAACGCCGCCCGCGAGCCGGAAATCGGCGATGTCGCCAATTGCCTTGTCGCCATGGGCGCGAAGATCGAGGGCATCGGCACCTCGACGCTCCGCATCGAAGGCGTCGACAGGCTCCACGGCGCCACCCACCGCGTCATAGCGGACCGCATCGAAGCCGGAACCTACGCCGTCGCCGCCGCTATGACGGGCGGCGAAGTCGTGCTTGAAGGCGTCGAGGCCGAAACCTTCGAGGCCGCGCTCTCCGTGCTGCGCGCCGCCGGCGCCGGTGTTGAAAGCGAGCAGGGCGCCGTCCGCATCTTCCGCAATGGCGAGCGCCTGCAGGCAACGGATGTCGTGACGCAGGTCTTCCCCGGCTTCCCGACCGATCTTCAGGCCCAGTTCATGGCACTGATGACGACGGCGGAAGGCGAATCCGAAATCACCGAAACGATTTTCGAAAACCGTTTCATGCATGTGCAGGAACTCGCCCGCTTCGGCGCCAACATCTCGCTTCATGGCGACAAGGCGCTGGTCCACGGCGTCGAAAAGCTGAAAGGCGCTCCCGTCATGGCGAGCGATCTTCGCGCCTCCGCCGCCCTCATCATCGCCGGGTTGGCCGCCGAGGGCGAAACCACCATCAACCGCGTCTATCATCTCGATCGCGGCTTCGAGCGTATCGAGGCAAAGCTCAGCGCCTGCGGCGCCGAGATATGGCGTGAAAAGGCAAAGTAG
- a CDS encoding DUF2948 family protein: MTKDLRLAAEDEADLQVISAALQDAVCQVRDLAFLPSTRRFAMVLNRFRWEGEGKSRGHGHERVRAGLHFENVTAVRARNISQERPEGVLNLLAIRFEELNPPSGIVTLVFSGGAELRLETEALEAHLSDLGLVWETPNKPEHDLD; encoded by the coding sequence ATGACGAAAGACCTGCGCCTTGCCGCCGAGGATGAAGCCGACCTTCAGGTGATTTCCGCCGCCCTTCAGGATGCGGTCTGCCAGGTGCGCGATCTCGCCTTCCTCCCCTCCACGCGCCGCTTCGCCATGGTGCTCAATCGCTTCCGCTGGGAAGGCGAGGGCAAGTCGCGCGGCCATGGGCATGAGCGCGTCCGCGCTGGCCTCCATTTCGAGAATGTCACCGCCGTCCGCGCGCGCAACATCTCGCAGGAAAGGCCGGAAGGCGTCCTCAATCTCCTCGCCATCCGCTTCGAGGAGTTGAACCCGCCCTCGGGCATCGTCACCCTGGTCTTTTCCGGCGGCGCCGAACTTCGCCTCGAAACCGAAGCCCTCGAAGCCCACCTCTCCGACCTCGGCCTCGTCTGGGAAACCCCCAACAAGCCCGAACACGATCTGGATTAA